From a single Paenibacillus sp. FSL W8-0426 genomic region:
- a CDS encoding GNAT family protein — protein MVILQENTNFVLEGNIVTLVPMEDSHKAELIRVLMSPNVWEYTWRTMNTTEELDQVLTDALANKNKGTQLPFTIFDQASGEIIGTTRIGELDMINRNAEIGWTWLSPDYWRTGVNTECKFLLLRHCFEELNLIRVQFSVSGQNIRSQRSIERIGAVKEGVFRKHRVKADGSIHDNVFYSIIDTDWVDVKEKLLFLLSKKYS, from the coding sequence GTGGTTATCCTGCAAGAAAATACGAATTTCGTTCTAGAAGGGAACATAGTTACACTCGTTCCGATGGAAGATAGCCACAAGGCGGAATTAATCAGAGTCTTGATGTCTCCAAATGTATGGGAATACACCTGGCGAACGATGAATACAACGGAAGAACTGGATCAAGTGCTGACAGATGCATTGGCGAACAAAAACAAAGGAACACAGCTCCCCTTCACCATTTTTGACCAAGCTTCAGGAGAGATCATTGGAACCACTCGAATAGGCGAACTGGATATGATTAATAGAAATGCTGAGATTGGATGGACATGGCTCTCACCGGACTATTGGAGGACAGGTGTCAATACGGAGTGCAAATTCCTTCTGCTGCGGCATTGCTTTGAAGAATTGAATCTAATACGCGTGCAATTCTCCGTGAGTGGACAAAATATTCGATCACAACGGTCAATCGAACGAATTGGAGCTGTAAAGGAAGGAGTTTTCCGTAAGCATAGAGTAAAGGCCGACGGATCCATTCATGATAATGTTTTTTACAGCATAATAGACACCGATTGGGTGGATGTAAAAGAAAAACTTCTTTTTTTATTATCAAAGAAATACTCATAA
- a CDS encoding helix-turn-helix transcriptional regulator gives MKNKIRDIRKRMKLSQEDLAIKCGVTRQTINAIENDKYDPTLTLAFKLSVQLGTTVDQLFTYEEDSK, from the coding sequence TTGAAGAATAAGATTAGGGATATTAGAAAAAGGATGAAGCTATCTCAAGAGGATCTGGCCATTAAATGTGGCGTTACAAGACAAACGATTAATGCCATAGAAAATGATAAATATGACCCTACATTGACCCTAGCGTTCAAATTATCAGTGCAATTGGGCACCACCGTTGACCAATTATTTACTTACGAGGAGGACTCTAAATGA
- a CDS encoding ergot alkaloid biosynthesis protein: protein MMNHGKILITGGTGKTGKRIAERLDQQGYSFTIAMRNAEAITDPEKQVHFDWYDSSTFLPALYHVERVYLVAPVGDPEPIKVMKPFIQTALEQGVRRFVFLSSASIPEEGSVFGPVHRLLKQSVPEWTVLRPSYFMQNFTEGQHATTISQQDLIISAAGEGKIGFVAAEDIAEVAYRALTDEDAHNTEHIITGPDSLSYDDVSRMISEVTGRKITHQSISDDELIRSWLAAGMSKEYAEIMTGLDRKIREEGAEDRITDTVMRVTGNAPVSFQQFAERHAEVWMRGEIAYGSIG from the coding sequence ATGATGAATCATGGAAAAATACTTATTACAGGCGGCACAGGAAAGACGGGAAAAAGAATTGCGGAAAGGCTGGATCAACAGGGGTATTCCTTTACCATTGCCATGAGAAATGCAGAAGCCATTACAGATCCGGAGAAACAAGTCCATTTCGACTGGTACGACAGTTCGACGTTTCTTCCTGCTCTGTATCATGTTGAACGCGTTTATTTGGTGGCACCCGTGGGCGATCCGGAACCCATTAAAGTTATGAAGCCATTTATTCAAACGGCTTTGGAGCAGGGAGTACGCCGGTTTGTATTTCTTAGCAGTGCATCCATCCCGGAGGAAGGTTCGGTATTTGGCCCTGTTCATCGATTACTGAAGCAATCGGTTCCGGAATGGACCGTACTCAGGCCTTCCTATTTCATGCAAAATTTTACCGAAGGTCAGCATGCAACAACCATCTCGCAGCAGGATTTGATCATTAGCGCAGCAGGGGAAGGCAAGATTGGTTTTGTGGCAGCCGAAGATATCGCAGAAGTCGCTTATAGAGCACTTACTGATGAGGATGCACATAATACGGAGCATATCATTACGGGACCCGATTCTCTTTCATATGATGACGTTAGTCGAATGATTAGTGAAGTAACGGGTAGAAAGATTACACACCAGTCAATATCCGACGATGAATTGATCCGCAGCTGGCTAGCAGCAGGGATGAGTAAGGAATATGCCGAGATCATGACCGGACTCGACCGTAAAATTCGCGAGGAAGGAGCGGAAGATCGAATTACGGATACTGTAATGAGAGTGACTGGGAATGCGCCTGTCTCCTTCCAACAATTTGCAGAGAGACACGCAGAAGTCTGGATGCGGGGAGAAATTGCGTATGGCAGCATTGGATGA
- a CDS encoding nuclear transport factor 2 family protein — protein sequence MTSENVLHAQATEMLKVFQSSLVTEDFEKWFTLFSEDAVVEFPYAPAGYTQRLVGIEEIRNYIYELFKRMRILSFSSPDLLVTKDKIVAEYTCNAVMTETERPYRQSYISVFHLKDGKITLFKDYWNPAVLLEAAQD from the coding sequence ATGACAAGCGAAAATGTTCTGCATGCCCAGGCAACCGAAATGCTAAAGGTGTTTCAAAGCAGCTTAGTAACGGAGGATTTCGAAAAATGGTTCACGCTATTTAGTGAAGATGCCGTCGTTGAGTTTCCTTATGCTCCCGCGGGTTATACTCAAAGGCTGGTTGGTATTGAAGAGATTCGTAACTATATTTATGAACTGTTCAAGCGAATGAGGATTCTCTCTTTCTCATCTCCAGACCTGCTTGTAACCAAAGATAAAATTGTTGCCGAGTATACATGCAATGCAGTAATGACAGAAACAGAAAGACCGTATCGGCAGTCGTATATCTCCGTGTTCCACTTAAAGGATGGGAAGATAACGCTTTTTAAGGATTATTGGAATCCGGCGGTTTTACTTGAAGCAGCACAAGATTAA
- a CDS encoding TetR/AcrR family transcriptional regulator — protein MGRNKEFDTLEVLRKAMEVFGHYGYEGTSLPQLLKGLGIARQSLYDTYGTKRDLFILALKHYVNEKSSAAMKYLATSESAKQGIAYVFHEAAKVLKDKNRQKECFIIFSAIDQMPHDMEIRSFLLEDLNTLEEAFYAALVRGQENGEIASDRDLRALARYLNFARYSLIQLAKMTSDPKVMDDYVTVSLSALDQ, from the coding sequence TTGGGAAGAAACAAAGAGTTTGATACGTTGGAAGTACTTCGTAAAGCTATGGAGGTTTTCGGACATTACGGCTATGAGGGAACCTCATTGCCTCAACTGCTGAAAGGACTCGGTATTGCCCGGCAAAGCTTGTATGACACTTATGGTACGAAAAGAGACTTGTTCATCCTTGCTTTGAAGCATTACGTAAATGAAAAGAGCAGCGCAGCCATGAAGTATTTAGCGACCTCTGAATCTGCAAAGCAGGGGATAGCTTATGTATTTCATGAAGCAGCAAAGGTATTAAAGGATAAGAACCGGCAAAAGGAATGCTTTATTATTTTTTCAGCCATTGATCAGATGCCTCATGATATGGAAATTAGATCATTTTTATTGGAGGATTTGAATACGCTGGAAGAAGCCTTTTATGCAGCTTTGGTTCGGGGACAGGAGAATGGAGAAATTGCGAGTGACCGAGACCTTCGAGCTTTGGCTCGTTACTTGAATTTTGCAAGATACTCCTTGATCCAATTGGCCAAAATGACGAGTGACCCCAAGGTTATGGATGATTACGTCACAGTAAGTTTATCTGCCTTAGATCAATAA
- a CDS encoding cupredoxin domain-containing protein: MVLTLLSILMIVLLSGYMVLNTHKQKSRITGMPGMMIAMSIGMMSSLALGFQLGIVFDHDLAVPSIIAILFGLGTGYFTGKPVSILASLDGMLAGIMGGMMGAMLGSMLGFTYIMALFIDILFILIFCVVLQLTSSNSVETHKTKRNGISVPFIAGIITVAFGTVSVGLLLFNQYQDHRASAVSSQNKQQSSAQENAGYKVISVDVKSNGFSQDNIVVQAGVPTKLNFIKQTGYTCIKSVESADLGIDVYLEKGDNFITLNDLKPGTYHFNCGMYMYYGTITVV, encoded by the coding sequence ATGGTACTTACATTATTAAGCATATTAATGATTGTGTTATTGTCCGGATACATGGTTCTGAACACCCATAAACAAAAAAGCAGAATCACGGGCATGCCTGGAATGATGATTGCCATGAGCATTGGAATGATGTCTAGTCTTGCCCTTGGTTTTCAACTGGGCATTGTGTTTGATCATGATTTGGCAGTTCCTTCAATTATCGCTATTTTATTCGGTTTGGGGACCGGTTACTTTACAGGAAAGCCTGTGAGCATACTGGCATCGTTGGATGGTATGTTGGCTGGAATTATGGGTGGAATGATGGGGGCCATGCTCGGTTCAATGCTTGGTTTTACCTATATCATGGCATTGTTTATTGATATCTTGTTTATCCTTATCTTTTGTGTTGTTCTTCAATTAACAAGTTCAAATTCAGTGGAAACCCATAAAACCAAACGTAACGGGATCAGCGTGCCCTTTATTGCAGGTATCATAACGGTTGCCTTTGGAACGGTTTCGGTCGGTTTACTCCTTTTTAATCAGTATCAAGATCATCGAGCCTCAGCAGTTTCTTCCCAAAATAAGCAACAGAGCTCTGCTCAAGAAAATGCAGGCTATAAGGTGATTTCAGTGGATGTCAAATCTAATGGTTTTAGCCAAGACAATATTGTAGTCCAAGCAGGTGTTCCTACAAAATTAAATTTTATAAAACAAACAGGCTATACTTGTATAAAAAGTGTGGAGTCCGCGGATCTGGGCATTGATGTGTACCTTGAAAAGGGAGATAACTTCATTACGTTAAATGATTTGAAACCTGGAACATATCATTTCAATTGTGGCATGTATATGTACTATGGAACGATCACTGTTGTATAA
- a CDS encoding dienelactone hydrolase yields MRFFEMLLFFSSVCLLALLFIFNPRIRRSALLLTSGAGSIFIVTHLLVEGYRVQLLFLYGFTILMLMLSLKDVFIMPKVVQTASRIRRVLGRLFIVIGLITTGCFLYVFPVFDFPAPTGKLKVGTQVFHFVDSNREETFGNSATGKRELMVQVWYPAQADTGKYTPFIPDTGILSYMAESYGLPGFTFQHLKYVSSHAYSGAEVSSAQTRYPLILANPGNGSSRFLHTSQAENLASHGYIVAVVDHTYNTIATEFPDGRITTDTTNDLFSPDQDYRTSRRVRDELGKVLTDDVAFVLDQFELIQSGQIPSHLKGRMDLGHVGVFGHSIGGATAYDASYDPRITAGVDLDGGLYRLRDREGLRKPFLFINSESYFEKLKRVMDDRVYTDAELNRMGSTREWEDQVTEDKKLELERMRETVDEGGQVLYIENTEHLNFTDVQFISPSFNMLGITGKIAPERASSIINAYMLDFFDMYLKNKGGILMKGPDSRFPEVKFVNSL; encoded by the coding sequence GTGAGGTTTTTTGAAATGCTGCTTTTCTTTTCAAGTGTTTGTTTGTTGGCACTCCTGTTCATTTTCAATCCACGTATTCGAAGATCAGCTTTGCTCCTGACAAGCGGAGCAGGCTCCATTTTTATAGTGACACATTTGCTTGTCGAAGGATACAGGGTTCAGCTTTTATTTTTATACGGATTTACGATCCTGATGCTTATGCTTTCGCTTAAAGACGTTTTCATAATGCCGAAAGTCGTTCAGACTGCTTCCCGAATCCGTAGGGTGCTGGGCCGACTTTTTATCGTGATTGGGTTAATTACAACGGGGTGCTTCCTCTATGTGTTTCCCGTATTCGACTTTCCGGCGCCAACTGGCAAGTTGAAGGTTGGCACGCAAGTTTTTCATTTCGTCGATTCAAACCGGGAGGAGACATTTGGAAATTCCGCGACAGGCAAGAGGGAGTTGATGGTTCAGGTATGGTATCCGGCTCAAGCTGACACCGGAAAGTACACGCCCTTTATCCCCGATACCGGAATCTTATCTTATATGGCGGAGAGCTATGGTCTTCCCGGGTTTACTTTTCAACACCTAAAGTACGTATCCAGTCATGCTTATTCGGGGGCCGAAGTTTCTTCGGCACAGACTCGATACCCGCTAATCCTGGCGAATCCAGGCAATGGTTCCTCAAGGTTCCTTCACACGTCGCAAGCCGAAAATCTCGCGAGTCACGGATATATCGTGGCCGTGGTCGACCACACCTACAATACAATTGCAACCGAATTTCCGGACGGACGAATCACGACGGACACAACGAACGACTTATTTTCGCCCGACCAGGATTACCGGACGAGTAGAAGAGTTCGCGACGAGTTAGGAAAAGTTCTAACCGACGATGTGGCGTTCGTGCTGGACCAATTCGAGCTCATCCAATCAGGGCAGATTCCAAGTCATCTCAAAGGGAGGATGGATCTCGGTCATGTCGGGGTGTTCGGCCATTCCATCGGCGGAGCGACGGCCTATGATGCTTCTTACGATCCGCGCATCACGGCTGGAGTCGACCTTGATGGAGGGCTTTATCGACTGCGTGACCGAGAGGGTCTGCGAAAGCCGTTTTTGTTCATCAACTCGGAGAGCTATTTCGAAAAACTAAAAAGGGTGATGGATGACCGGGTCTACACCGATGCAGAGCTTAACCGTATGGGCTCAACAAGAGAGTGGGAAGATCAAGTAACGGAAGATAAAAAATTGGAGCTTGAACGGATGCGCGAAACGGTCGACGAAGGGGGACAAGTTCTCTATATCGAAAATACAGAGCATTTGAATTTTACCGACGTCCAGTTCATTTCTCCGAGTTTCAACATGCTTGGCATTACAGGAAAGATTGCGCCTGAGAGAGCGAGCTCCATAATCAATGCCTATATGCTGGACTTTTTTGATATGTATTTGAAAAATAAAGGCGGAATATTAATGAAGGGACCGGATAGCCGCTTTCCGGAGGTAAAGTTCGTAAACTCGCTATAA